Sequence from the Feifania hominis genome:
CCGAGCTCTATCTCAAGCGCCTGATTGTCGGCGGGCTTGAGAAAGTCTATGAGATCGGGCGTCTGTTCCGCAACGAGGGCATGGACATCAAGCACAACCCCGAGTTTACCACCATTGAGTTCTATCAGGCCTATACTGATTTTGAGGGGATGATGGAGCTGTGCGAGCAGCTTCTCGCCACGGTCGCGGAAAAGGTGCTCGGTACGACCGAGATCACCTATCAGGGCGAGGCTGTCTCGCTCAAGCCGCCCTTTGCGCGCCTGTCGATGATCGACGCGGTCAAACAGTTCTCGGGGCTTGATTTCAACGCCATCGAGACCGATGAGCAGGCGCGACAGGCGGGCAAGGCCGCCGGACTTGAGGTAACAGACAAGATGTCCCGCGGCGATGTGCTCGCGCTCGCCTTTGACGAGCGGGTGGAGGACAAGCTCGTACAGCCTACTTTCATCACCGACTACCCGGTTGAGATCTCGCCGCTTGCCAAGCGCAAACCCTCCGACCCGCGCCTGACCGAGCGCTTTGAGCTCTTTATGACAGGCCGTGAATTTGCGAACGCTTTCTCTGAGCTCAACGACCCCATTGACCAGAAAGAGCGCTTTGAGCGCCAGGTGAAGCTGCGCGAGGCGGGGGATGAGGAGGCAAACATGATGGACGATGACTTTGTCACCGCCCTTGAGTATGGCATGCCTCCGACCGGCGGTATCGGCATTGGCATCGACCGTCTTGTGATGCTGCTGACGGACAGTTATTCCATCCGCGACGTGCTGCTGTTTCCGACAATGAAGCCCCTTGACAGCGCCAGGAGAGAAAACGGCGTAAGCGCCGAGCAGACAAAGGCGCCTGAAGCAGCGGCGCTCAAACCAGAGAAAATTGATTTTTCCAAAGTGGAAATTGAGCCTTTGTTTCAGGATTTTGTGGACTTTGAGACTTTCAGCAAGTCCGACTTCAGAGCGGTTAAGGTTCTCGCCTGTGAGGCGGTTCCAAAGTCAAAGAAGCTCCTGAAATTCACCCTGGACGATGGAAGCGGCGAAGCCAGGACGATTTTAAGCGGTATTCACGCTTATTACGAGCCGGAAGAACTTGTCGGCAAGACCTGCATCGCCATCACCAATCTACCGCCGAGACCGATGATGGGCATTGATTC
This genomic interval carries:
- the lysS gene encoding lysine--tRNA ligase, which translates into the protein MAQEPSNANAPAEELDLNEILRIRREKLSDLQRSGRDPYQITKFERDSSSMQIKDHFDEMEGKSVRIAGRMMSKRDMGKASFCDVQDRDGRIQVYAKIDDIGEDSYTEFKKFDIGDIVGVEGMVFRTRRGEISIHATAITLLSKSLLPLPEKFHGLKDTDLRYRQRYVDLIVNPEVKETFIKRSKVIREIRAFLDERGYIEVETPVLNTIAGGAAARPFITHHNTLDIDMYLRIATELYLKRLIVGGLEKVYEIGRLFRNEGMDIKHNPEFTTIEFYQAYTDFEGMMELCEQLLATVAEKVLGTTEITYQGEAVSLKPPFARLSMIDAVKQFSGLDFNAIETDEQARQAGKAAGLEVTDKMSRGDVLALAFDERVEDKLVQPTFITDYPVEISPLAKRKPSDPRLTERFELFMTGREFANAFSELNDPIDQKERFERQVKLREAGDEEANMMDDDFVTALEYGMPPTGGIGIGIDRLVMLLTDSYSIRDVLLFPTMKPLDSARRENGVSAEQTKAPEAAALKPEKIDFSKVEIEPLFQDFVDFETFSKSDFRAVKVLACEAVPKSKKLLKFTLDDGSGEARTILSGIHAYYEPEELVGKTCIAITNLPPRPMMGIDSCGMLISAVHSEEGEEKLHLLMVDDHIPAGAKLY